ATccataataaataattgtttccagatatattaagagcattaaattcaagatgagagagctttgacataatgaaaatttgcaacatgagtcttcctaaaatttgatcagagtctcgtgctgataacgtattgtaaaataaataaataaaagaaagatataataaatataaaataaaaaagtataaatagaaaattcTAGTATTGATATTCACTAATATAATTATCTCACTATAATAATAGAAGTAACTTATCTATTTACTcgtattatatatattacaacatttaaatattattttgggcATAAAAAATATCCATAATTCTGATATTTGATAATATTGGTACATAATTTTTATTGGTGAGAATTATAGATTTaacttatctattttttttacatgaaaaaaatattgcatTCATCAAATAATCATACaatactaataaataaaaaaaagccatagatttaagtctaaaaaaatttacatattcTTTATGTTGAACTAAAATATGAAAATGgatccaatattttattttatagaattttagcttatataaaaacacaaataaattataattttatttgtttttaaagcTACATAGAAAATAATGCAAtattataagatatttttttttgaacaaatacaaattcttttttatctaaaaatattttaatgaacAGAATATTTATCTTCTATGTATTTTACTCAGATTTAAACCGTAGCCACAccatttataaaaaaagaaaaataaaatactataaaagagaaaaaatacaTTACAAAAGCCTATTAAAATTAGGCCAATGTGCTATCGTGACGAaggagatatttttttttgctgctAAAGAGACATAAAGAAGCAGGTTGCTGATCTTGTTCTCCGAAGGATGGCACGTCCTAACTGAAAGCAGAAGCTGCAGACGGTGATACATGAGAAGAAATTAATTAGGTAAGTATAATTTTGTGTTAATgattatgattatatttttgggctttttttattttcggtccaataacatttttttgttatgttgTAGTATGAgctattttgttgttttattgtGTTATTGGGTATTtggtctttaatttttattcattggacatagtataaaattagtttttgttGTGGAAAGTAGAAAAAATGATTAGTTGTTGTacatttaattagtttatattattaaatagattatctaataaaaataaaaatggtcaatttttgagattttgaatattttcttgtaaataaaaattaatttattttagttttataataaataaattagttagAGCTtcattttacaattttatttttttaattatttaataatgtggttaaatattttttattcatatttttttattttattaatcatgttATTCTTGATTTATTGGTTTTCATTTTATTGTCGTTTAGAATATAAAAAACAATGGAAACGTCTATTTCTTATGTTTACATACTTTTATTTTAGGgcaaaaaacataaataagcTAAGGGGAGAATAATTTTAcacaaatcaaccaaaacaaaatctaattcatcaatcaaccaaaCCATGTTTACATGTAGTTCGAACCTACCTGCTTCGAACTTGGAttgcatgtaattcgaatcacatAGATTCGAATTACTCACTGACACTCAAAGCAACATAATTCGAATTCAGCTGATTTGAATTAGACAGCAACATGTAATTtgaatcaagttgattcgaaCTACTTCCATGCACGCCATTCAATGTAATTCGAAGTGGATTAATTCGAACTACacttgaatatttttttataaattttttaataaatttatttaaattataccacaaaaaaatattttattctatacaaaataattttaaaaaatggcttaaaagatgttaggacttaggagtactataaaagtttgtaatgtcctaatgacttaggatattaaagaaatactctacatagtcaacaataatttaaagtttaaaataaatatagttaTAACCAATATTTACCTAAATTactagaatattacaaacttttatagtattcctaacattttttaagccatttttttaattgttttgcatagaataaagggcattttaagccattttaagccattttttatgcaaaacaatttaaaaaaaatggcttaaaaatgttagaaatactataaaagtttgtaatattctagtATTTTAGGTAAATACGGGTTAtaactatatttattttaatttttaaattattattgactatgttgagtatttctttaatgttCTAAGTCATTAGGacattacaaacttttatagtactcctaagATTTTTTAAGCCattgtttttaaaattgttttgcatagaataaagggcattttaagccattttaagccattttctatgcaaaacaattttaaaaaaatggcttaaaaaatgttaggagtactataaaagtttgtaatattttagtattttagatAAATACATGTTAtaactatatttattttaatttttaaattattattgactatgtagagtatttctttaatgtctTAAGTCATTaggacattacaaatttttatagtactcctaacatcttttaagccattttttaaaattattttgtatagaataaaatatttttgtggtataatttaaataaatttattaaaaaaatattcaggtGTAGTTCGAATTAATCCACTTCGAATTATGTTGAATGGCGTGCATGAAAGTAGttcgaatcaacttgattcgaattatgttGCTTTCAGTGTCAGTGAGTAATTTGAATCTatgtgattcgaattacatgcaaTCCAAGTTCGAAACAGGTAGGTTCGAACTACATGTAAACGTGGtttggttgattgatgaatCAGATTTTGCTTTGActgatttatataaaattattctccCCTTTgcttatttatgttttttgcCCTTTATTTTATGTTGTCGTGTTATACCCTGGGGTATCATGGGTATACGAGACAGAAGCAAATAACAAAAGTTCATATTGTAAGACAaagtgaataaataaaatatattaatatgagTTTAAGACTTAAGATGATgtgtctttgatttttttttaaaaaaaatggtttataaaattaaaatttgtgaatattaattaaaatttgacatAAAATTTAGCATAAGTTAAACTATTTGAAAATAAgagctataaaaaaaattaaatttgatattattttattttattttattttgtttcccaTAGTATCCCCAATCCAGCAGGTTGGTCAATGGGTTACTACTGTATGCACAACGTGTGATTTGAATTCTCGACACTTGCTTAAACAACTAGTGAattaaccactagaccaacccaatttgattttgttcttattattattgttgttgttatccTCAACCCGTTGCTTCCCCTTCATTCGCCTTTGATTTACCAAGCCTTTCGGCGTCTCTTGTCGTCAACATTCACATTTACACACCGACAGAGAGTCAAAGACACACAcccttcttttcaaatcctaactCTTTCAACCCTTCTtttcatataattattattattgttgttaaaaGGAtagacattaaaaaaatatttgaattttgaaatggaGAGTGGAGAGAGCGGGGGAGAGTCTTCGAGGGTGGCACATAGCGAGGCAGCCGGCCATGCCGGCGGAAGCAATAAGGGGGAGAGTGGAGGGGGCATGCATCAGGTGACAAGGAGGGGATTAAAGGAGACAGTAACAAGATTCAAGGTCAGCGGATATCGTTCAGAGATAAAGTTGTTGGTGCCTCAGCAAAGAGAGCTTTGGAGGTTGCTGATTCTCTTGATGGGGATAATATGGCTACAGTAGTTGGTAAGCAAGGCGATTTGGAGATACCAATTGTGACGTTCACTGAAGAAGCAAAGGAGATATTGGCAGAGACCTACAAAGATGCCATCGTGATCAAAGTTCTTGGAAAAAATTTTAGCTATATGGCGATCACGCACAGGCTTAAAGGAGTCTGGAGAACCAAAGGAGGATATGAGGTACTAGATGTTGGTTTTGGCTATTTCTTAGTCAAATTTGATCTCTTGGAGGATAGAGAAAAAGTTATCCTTGGGGGACCGTGAATGATTACTGGTAGTTATGTTGTGATTAAACCTTGGAGTTCTTCATTCAGACCTTGTGAAAACACTTTTGGGTCTACCATGGTTTGGATAAGAATCACAGGTTTAAATATTAACTATTATCAAGAGAGAGCCATGAAAATGATTGTGTCAGCTGTTGGCAAACCGATCCGCATCGACTTAGCCACCAAGTCTGCGGAGAGGGGAAAATATGCAAGAGCATGTGTGCAAATTAACTTGGGACTTCcagtcataaaaaaaattcaagttgATGGTCATATGTATGACATAGAATATGAGTACTTGAatttaatttgtgaaaaatGTAGCTGCTTTGGGCACGTAACAAGAGAATGTGCGAAAGAGAACAACAATGGCATTGGGAAGGAAAACATGGTGAAGGAGAAAAATTTGTCGCCAATGTTTCCGGTGGATAACAACGAGAAAACGGCAGAAGGTAGTCAAATCCCagtaaaatatcaaaattcaaCTTTTGAATTTGGAATTAATGCTAAATCAATTCCAATTATGGAGAAGCATGGAGCAGCGGATCTTGTGCATGATAATTTGCAAGAATCACGCATGGATGGGGATACTCGTACAAAAGAGGGTGATTGGGTTACAGTTAGTAGAAAAGGCAAGGAAAAAGTGGGTAAAGGCCCCAATTTGGTGAAAAAAAACCAATGTAGCAATATGCTCCAATTTGGTGAGTAAGAAATTTTCTTTTGGATCTAATAACATGCATGCTGGATCCTCATCAAATGCAAAGGTGAACTCTTTATCAAATGCAAATGTGGAGCATAAGGAAAAGAAGGATCCTCCATCAACGCTTGGCTCTTTGGGAACAACTCAGGTGGCTTTCAAGGATCAGAGTACTCCTTTTTTTAAAAGCAGGGCACAAAAGGCAGCGTCCTATTTCGCT
This sequence is a window from Arachis duranensis cultivar V14167 chromosome 2, aradu.V14167.gnm2.J7QH, whole genome shotgun sequence. Protein-coding genes within it:
- the LOC107473820 gene encoding uncharacterized protein LOC107473820; the protein is MVWIRITGLNINYYQERAMKMIVSAVGKPIRIDLATKSAERGKYARACVQINLGLPVIKKIQVDGHMYDIEYEYLNLICEKCSCFGHVTRECAKENNNGIGKENMVKEKNLSPMFPVDNNEKTAEGSQIPVKYQNSTFEFGINAKSIPIMEKHGAADLVHDNLQESRMDGDTRTKEGDWVTVSRKGKEKVGKGPNLVKKNQCSNMLQFGE